Proteins from one Mesotoga infera genomic window:
- a CDS encoding class I SAM-dependent methyltransferase — protein MNYIVTTSYKPSREEVTKARDLAEEMGVKYVSRSRLKEYEKEKVLDFYYVFDKNGQLVIRSGEEVFFFHPGMSKVRLKNIKLQDSDYLIKSMELAGTELVLDTTFGLGNEALLIANFLPDGKVVGLEASEHIFRVVSHGLKNYPYEDDWTREAAGRIELYNRDLREFVRSCGEGSYDIVYCDPMFDRPQYSSHSINPLRPFAVYDRINRDDVDWMIRAARRKFILKSRTRDTLFQELGIEFDRLWGSKKSGVLYGVVDKR, from the coding sequence ATGAATTATATAGTTACAACTTCGTACAAACCTTCGAGGGAGGAAGTGACAAAGGCCAGAGATCTGGCCGAAGAGATGGGGGTCAAATACGTATCACGCAGCAGGTTGAAGGAGTACGAAAAGGAGAAAGTTCTGGACTTCTACTACGTCTTCGACAAGAATGGCCAGCTCGTAATACGCTCGGGTGAGGAAGTCTTTTTCTTCCATCCTGGAATGTCCAAAGTCAGACTGAAAAATATCAAGTTGCAGGATTCCGATTATCTGATCAAAAGCATGGAACTCGCGGGAACTGAACTGGTTCTCGATACCACATTTGGTCTGGGAAACGAAGCCCTTCTGATCGCCAATTTTCTTCCCGACGGAAAAGTCGTGGGGCTTGAGGCTTCAGAACACATCTTCAGGGTTGTTTCGCACGGCTTGAAAAATTACCCCTACGAAGACGACTGGACGAGGGAAGCCGCTGGCAGGATAGAACTGTACAACAGGGACCTGAGAGAATTCGTAAGGAGCTGTGGAGAAGGTTCTTATGATATAGTTTACTGTGATCCAATGTTCGACAGACCTCAGTACAGCTCACACTCGATAAATCCGTTGAGGCCTTTCGCGGTGTATGACAGAATAAACAGAGATGATGTTGACTGGATGATCAGGGCAGCTCGCCGAAAATTCATACTTAAAAGCCGAACCAGGGACACTCTCTTCCAAGAGCTCGGGATCGAATTCGACCGTTTATGGGGAAGCAAGAAGAGCGGCGTGCTATACGGGGTTGTCGATAAGAG